From the Fibrobacter sp. UWB11 genome, one window contains:
- the lon gene encoding endopeptidase La produces MAFDFNKTYPLLPLRDAVVFPLTTRRILVGREMSLRALEFAENHNNEIILVAQKNVEQESLDNPMLDLYTVGVIARVANVTPFPNGCVKVVLEGDAVVDLRSIILRDGFLQVTVSARERFVKAEDKCEKFEDVLNMFREYAMHRNIAEGMVEALFTMDSHINAFYGMIPFLSISLSEKQALLEMETIDALAERLISLMQVAQENENVLIRVQQNVRQKMAQQQKEWFISEQIRQLQDELDGENGNSSEPDQLLKKIKAKKFSQAIEEKLEDEISRMRMMQPTSPEYAVSRNYVDWFLSMPYGVYTDTVLNMKKVKAELDSKHFGLDKVKERIMEYVAVLKLTGTERRAPILCLVGPPGVGKTTLVESIAAAMQRNFVRITLGGVRDEAEIRGHRRTYIGAMPGRFIHALRRAKCMNPVILLDEIDKMASDFRGDPASAMLEVLDPEQNHDFTDHFMEVGLDLSRVLFIATANSESEIPEALRDRLEIVRLPGYYPHEKLQIAGKYLLPRICERTGVKLDEQISFSDEMISSVMRGWTREAGVRELERVLENAVRHRAKDIVMGKKFKPEMTEKVLHDYLGAPRFLDNQLPEPGRPGVVTGLAWTSVGGEILPIECMLLSGKGQLILTGKLGDVMKESAQIAVSLVRERLQRFGIDPAIVKKTDIHIHVPEGAVPKDGPSAGIALTLCLLSAFTKQPIAPDIAFTGEVSLTGACLPIGGLNEKALAALAAGVKTLRLPEGNKKDVAELPEPAKKGLKIYPHKHIDEIVKILFKVPKAAKKA; encoded by the coding sequence ATGGCTTTTGACTTTAATAAAACGTATCCGTTGCTCCCGCTGAGGGATGCTGTTGTTTTTCCGCTGACGACGAGACGCATTTTGGTAGGTCGCGAGATGTCTCTTCGCGCCTTGGAATTTGCTGAGAACCATAACAATGAAATTATCTTGGTTGCACAGAAAAACGTGGAACAGGAATCGCTCGACAATCCGATGCTCGACCTTTATACGGTGGGCGTGATTGCTCGCGTGGCGAATGTGACCCCGTTCCCGAACGGCTGTGTAAAGGTCGTCTTGGAAGGCGATGCGGTGGTGGATCTCCGTTCGATTATTTTGCGCGATGGATTTTTGCAGGTGACTGTTTCTGCCAGGGAACGTTTTGTTAAGGCCGAAGATAAGTGCGAAAAGTTTGAAGATGTGCTGAACATGTTCCGCGAATACGCGATGCATAGGAATATCGCCGAGGGCATGGTCGAAGCGCTCTTTACGATGGATAGCCACATCAACGCTTTTTACGGGATGATTCCGTTCCTCTCGATTTCGCTTTCTGAGAAGCAGGCGCTTTTGGAGATGGAAACGATTGATGCGCTTGCAGAGCGTTTGATTAGCTTGATGCAGGTGGCTCAAGAAAATGAGAATGTACTGATTCGCGTGCAGCAGAATGTTCGCCAGAAGATGGCGCAACAGCAGAAGGAATGGTTTATTTCGGAACAGATCCGCCAGCTGCAAGATGAACTGGATGGCGAAAACGGTAACTCTTCGGAACCGGATCAGTTGCTCAAGAAAATCAAGGCCAAGAAGTTTAGCCAGGCGATTGAAGAAAAGCTCGAAGACGAAATCAGCCGCATGCGCATGATGCAGCCGACGTCACCGGAATATGCGGTGAGCCGCAATTATGTGGACTGGTTCCTTTCCATGCCTTATGGCGTTTACACCGATACCGTTCTCAACATGAAGAAGGTAAAGGCGGAACTCGACTCCAAGCATTTTGGTTTGGACAAGGTCAAGGAACGCATTATGGAATACGTGGCCGTGCTGAAGCTTACCGGTACGGAACGCCGCGCTCCGATTCTTTGCCTTGTGGGCCCTCCAGGCGTGGGCAAGACGACGCTCGTGGAATCTATTGCTGCGGCCATGCAGCGTAACTTTGTCCGCATTACGCTTGGTGGCGTGCGTGACGAAGCCGAAATTCGCGGACATCGCCGTACCTATATCGGTGCCATGCCGGGTCGATTCATTCATGCGTTGCGCCGTGCAAAGTGCATGAACCCTGTCATTTTGCTTGACGAAATCGACAAGATGGCAAGTGACTTTAGAGGTGATCCCGCAAGTGCCATGCTCGAAGTTTTGGACCCTGAACAGAATCACGATTTTACGGACCACTTTATGGAAGTGGGGCTTGACTTGAGTCGTGTTTTGTTCATTGCGACTGCAAACAGTGAAAGCGAAATTCCCGAAGCCTTGCGCGACCGTTTGGAAATTGTGCGCTTGCCGGGCTACTATCCGCATGAAAAGTTGCAGATTGCAGGCAAGTATTTGCTCCCGCGCATTTGCGAACGCACCGGCGTGAAGCTTGATGAACAAATTAGCTTTAGCGACGAAATGATTAGTTCCGTGATGCGCGGCTGGACGCGCGAAGCCGGCGTTCGCGAGCTTGAACGTGTGCTTGAAAATGCGGTGCGTCATCGTGCAAAAGACATTGTGATGGGCAAGAAATTCAAGCCGGAAATGACGGAAAAGGTTCTCCACGATTACCTTGGAGCTCCGCGTTTCCTTGACAACCAGTTGCCGGAACCGGGTCGCCCGGGCGTTGTGACTGGCCTTGCCTGGACAAGTGTCGGTGGCGAAATTTTGCCTATTGAATGTATGCTCTTGAGCGGCAAGGGTCAATTGATTTTGACCGGTAAGCTTGGCGACGTGATGAAGGAATCGGCACAGATTGCCGTTTCACTTGTCCGTGAACGCTTGCAGCGCTTTGGCATTGATCCCGCGATTGTGAAAAAGACCGACATCCATATTCACGTGCCGGAAGGTGCCGTGCCGAAGGATGGCCCCTCTGCAGGTATCGCGCTTACGCTCTGCTTGCTCAGTGCGTTTACAAAGCAGCCGATTGCACCGGACATTGCGTTTACGGGTGAAGTGAGCCTCACGGGCGCCTGCCTCCCGATTGGCGGCCTTAACGAGAAGGCGCTTGCTGCACTTGCTGCTGGCGTAAAGACACTCCGCTTGCCCGAAGGCAACAAGAAGGATGTGGCTGAACTCCCGGAACCGGCAAAGAAAGGCCTCAAGATTTATCCGCACAAGCACATCGACGAAATCGTGAAGATTTTGTTCAAAGTGCCGAAGGCTGCGAAGAAAGCATAA
- a CDS encoding ATP-dependent Clp protease proteolytic subunit, giving the protein MLIPTVIETTGRGERAYDIYSRLLKERIIFLGTPINDEVANNVMAQLIFLEYENPEKDITLYINSPGGYVSAGLAIYDTMQHVRPNIATICIGSCASMAAVLLAAGTKGKRYALPHSRIMLHQPSGAATGQSTDIQITAKEIIRTKDTLTEIVAKHTGRAVDEVREKTDRDFYMGPEEAKAFGVIDEIFVPRKEGI; this is encoded by the coding sequence ATGCTCATCCCTACCGTCATTGAAACTACCGGGCGCGGCGAACGCGCTTACGATATCTATTCCAGACTTCTCAAGGAACGTATCATTTTTTTGGGCACTCCGATTAACGACGAAGTGGCAAATAATGTCATGGCCCAGTTGATTTTCCTAGAATACGAGAATCCGGAAAAGGATATCACGCTGTATATTAACAGCCCGGGCGGTTACGTGTCGGCAGGGCTTGCCATTTATGATACCATGCAGCATGTTCGTCCGAATATCGCGACCATCTGCATTGGTAGTTGTGCTTCGATGGCCGCCGTGCTCCTTGCTGCAGGTACGAAGGGCAAGCGTTATGCGCTCCCGCATTCCCGCATCATGTTGCACCAGCCGTCGGGTGCTGCTACCGGTCAATCTACAGATATTCAGATTACCGCAAAGGAAATTATCCGTACAAAGGATACCCTTACCGAAATTGTCGCTAAGCACACCGGCAGGGCTGTCGACGAAGTCCGCGAAAAGACGGACCGCGACTTTTACATGGGCCCCGAAGAAGCAAAGGCTTTTGGTGTTATCGACGAAATTTTTGTGCCGCGTAAAGAGGGTATTTAA
- a CDS encoding YggS family pyridoxal phosphate-dependent enzyme yields the protein MEFTLDEMREHLAALEARIGEACKIAGRSRDSVKLVWVSKFHPAEAVENAIALGATDFGENRVQEAELKFSEPRTAKDGSRVRCHVIGPVQSNKLKKAALVADCIHSIASIEAVEKLEKVCAAAANGQGKVLDILFQVNAGEEETKSGLDVHEAEAFLEDLEKRAGAAADGKSENFPHLRFRGLMTIGKNTGVPEDSRECFAFLRGLRDKFLAKGGAFAKFDQLSMGMTLDLEVAIEEGSTMIRVGTALFGERDYSKPVNDPV from the coding sequence ATGGAATTTACTCTTGATGAAATGCGCGAGCACCTTGCAGCTCTCGAAGCAAGGATTGGCGAGGCTTGCAAGATTGCGGGCCGCAGCCGTGATTCGGTTAAGCTTGTGTGGGTGAGCAAGTTCCACCCGGCAGAAGCTGTGGAAAATGCGATTGCTTTGGGTGCAACGGACTTTGGCGAAAACCGCGTGCAAGAAGCGGAACTCAAATTTTCTGAACCGCGCACGGCAAAGGACGGAAGCCGCGTGCGTTGCCACGTGATTGGCCCGGTGCAAAGTAACAAGCTCAAGAAGGCGGCACTTGTGGCCGACTGCATCCATTCCATTGCAAGTATCGAAGCAGTGGAAAAGTTGGAGAAGGTTTGTGCGGCAGCTGCAAATGGTCAGGGCAAAGTTCTTGATATTTTATTCCAGGTGAATGCTGGCGAAGAAGAAACGAAGAGCGGCTTGGATGTTCACGAAGCCGAAGCTTTCCTTGAAGATTTAGAAAAGCGCGCAGGCGCAGCTGCCGATGGCAAGAGCGAAAACTTCCCGCATTTGCGTTTCCGCGGTCTCATGACGATTGGCAAGAATACGGGCGTTCCTGAAGACAGCCGCGAATGCTTTGCGTTCTTGCGTGGATTGCGCGACAAGTTCCTTGCGAAAGGTGGCGCCTTTGCAAAGTTCGATCAACTTTCGATGGGCATGACGCTTGATTTGGAAGTTGCAATTGAAGAAGGCTCTACGATGATTCGCGTGGGAACAGCCTTGTTTGGCGAACGCGATTACAGCAAACCGGTGAACGATCCAGTGTAA
- a CDS encoding MBL fold metallo-hydrolase, which produces MKIKILIDNISGFANSSYTCDSCTAEAPQKQLKGEWGLCVYTEFNGKRILLDTGASTQFAKNAALMGIDISKIDAGVLSHAHYDHANGMQEFFNKNNHAKFYLRDAARENCYHTHKFLKFFTYQEYIGIRKGTIKKNADRIVFAKGDCEIFPGVTLVGHKTPHLDEIGKRTHMSVKENGKYRPDSFDHEQSLVFDTPKGLFIMNSCSHGGADNIVKEIEATFSGKQIYAILGGFHLFRTPDDRVNAFAERLRELNVQKIYTGHCTGQRAYDILHDILGDKVEQMHTGMEIEV; this is translated from the coding sequence ATGAAAATTAAGATTCTCATAGACAACATCAGCGGTTTTGCAAATAGCAGTTACACTTGTGATTCCTGCACAGCCGAAGCTCCACAAAAACAATTAAAGGGTGAATGGGGGCTTTGCGTCTACACCGAATTCAACGGCAAACGCATCTTGCTCGATACGGGAGCGTCCACGCAGTTCGCGAAGAACGCCGCACTCATGGGGATTGACATTTCCAAAATCGATGCAGGCGTCTTGAGCCACGCGCATTATGACCATGCGAACGGCATGCAAGAATTTTTCAACAAGAATAACCACGCCAAATTCTACTTACGCGATGCCGCTCGCGAAAACTGCTATCACACGCACAAATTCTTAAAGTTTTTCACGTATCAAGAATACATCGGCATCCGCAAAGGCACGATCAAAAAGAACGCTGACCGAATCGTATTCGCAAAAGGGGATTGCGAAATTTTTCCGGGAGTCACGCTCGTCGGTCACAAGACTCCACACCTCGATGAAATTGGCAAGCGCACCCACATGAGCGTCAAGGAAAACGGCAAATACCGCCCCGACAGTTTCGACCACGAACAAAGTCTAGTCTTTGACACGCCCAAGGGACTATTCATCATGAATAGTTGCAGTCACGGTGGTGCAGACAATATCGTCAAAGAAATCGAAGCGACATTCTCCGGCAAACAAATTTATGCCATCCTCGGCGGATTCCATCTATTCCGCACACCTGACGACCGCGTAAATGCATTCGCTGAACGCCTCCGCGAATTAAACGTCCAAAAAATTTATACAGGGCATTGCACTGGCCAGCGCGCCTACGACATTTTGCACGATATACTCGGCGATAAAGTCGAACAAATGCACACCGGCATGGAAATCGAAGTGTAA
- the clpX gene encoding ATP-dependent Clp protease ATP-binding subunit ClpX, with the protein MYRSGKNHPAVSCSFCGKPAEQVEKMITGAGAYICSDCIRMCSRILEEDLARTKQEQEAKEISSKPLPLPTEIKAHLDDFVIGQDRAKMALSVAVYNHYKRLRYKQTHKSKDDVDVEKSNLLLVGPTGSGKTLLAQTMARFLDVPFTIADATVLTEAGYVGEDVDSIIVRLLQAADYDVAKAERGIIFIDEIDKIARKTANPSITRDVSGEGVQQGLLKLLEGTVASVPPKGGRKHPEQPLVQVNTRNILFICGGAFETLDKIISQRVNQGGMGFGAEIHTASENSLSELFKQLEPEDLIKFGLIPEIVGRLPIAVALEELDENALMNILTQPKNALVKQYKSLFAMDNIKLEFEDEALKEIVRETMTRKTGARGLRSVMERVLQQAMFKMPGSGEKTFTVTVEMVKESLYSKPTSGGGASKKSKTSVA; encoded by the coding sequence ATGTATCGTAGTGGGAAAAACCACCCGGCGGTGAGTTGCAGTTTTTGCGGAAAGCCGGCAGAACAGGTCGAAAAGATGATTACCGGTGCCGGTGCGTATATTTGCAGCGATTGCATACGCATGTGCAGCCGTATCTTGGAAGAAGACCTTGCACGTACGAAACAGGAACAGGAAGCTAAGGAAATTTCCTCGAAGCCGCTTCCGCTCCCGACCGAAATTAAGGCGCACCTGGACGATTTTGTCATTGGACAGGACCGTGCAAAGATGGCGCTTTCTGTTGCCGTTTACAACCATTACAAGCGTCTTCGCTACAAGCAGACTCATAAGTCCAAGGACGATGTCGATGTTGAAAAGTCGAACTTGCTCTTGGTTGGCCCGACCGGTTCGGGAAAGACCTTGTTGGCCCAGACGATGGCCCGTTTCTTGGACGTGCCGTTCACGATTGCCGATGCTACCGTTTTGACTGAAGCAGGCTATGTGGGCGAAGACGTTGATAGCATTATCGTGCGCTTGTTGCAGGCTGCCGATTACGATGTGGCAAAGGCTGAACGCGGCATTATCTTTATCGATGAAATCGACAAGATTGCGCGTAAGACTGCTAACCCTTCTATTACCCGCGACGTGAGCGGTGAAGGTGTGCAGCAGGGTCTCTTGAAGCTTTTGGAAGGTACAGTTGCGTCTGTGCCGCCGAAGGGTGGCCGTAAGCATCCGGAACAGCCGCTTGTGCAGGTGAACACGAGAAACATCTTGTTCATTTGCGGTGGCGCCTTTGAAACCTTGGACAAGATTATTTCCCAGCGCGTGAACCAGGGTGGTATGGGCTTTGGTGCCGAAATCCACACGGCTAGCGAAAACAGCTTGAGCGAACTCTTTAAGCAGCTCGAACCGGAAGACTTGATCAAGTTCGGTCTTATCCCGGAAATTGTCGGTCGTTTGCCGATTGCTGTTGCGCTCGAAGAACTCGACGAAAATGCTCTCATGAACATTTTGACTCAGCCGAAGAATGCGCTTGTCAAGCAGTACAAGAGCTTGTTCGCTATGGACAACATCAAGCTCGAATTCGAAGACGAAGCCCTCAAGGAAATTGTCCGCGAGACGATGACCCGCAAGACGGGTGCCCGTGGGCTGCGTTCCGTGATGGAGCGTGTATTGCAGCAGGCTATGTTCAAGATGCCGGGTTCTGGTGAAAAAACGTTTACCGTAACAGTCGAGATGGTAAAGGAAAGCCTTTATTCTAAACCTACCTCGGGTGGCGGGGCTTCCAAGAAATCAAAGACTAGCGTCGCCTAG